Genomic window (Candidatus Eisenbacteria bacterium):
CGCCATCTTCCTTGTCTCAGAGAAGACGAGCTTGCTCACATGGATAATCTTGTTTGATGCTCTCCTCACAGTTTAGACAAAGAGTCCTGTTTCCCGCTCTTCTTCCACTCCTGGTTCTTGCGGGGGTGCGGTCATTCTACCTTGGCTCCGGTTTCAATCTTGTCGCCGGAGCCCTGATCGTAACCTCCGTTGGACTCTACATGAGACAGTTGAATAGCCACTGGGGCAAAGGCAGAGATGTCACCGTCGAGATGCGCAGATTCAAGTACCTGGTCTGGCTGCTGCTGCCGCTCTTCCTCCTGAGCATTCTCTTCCGCGCCCCGAGCGTCTCCAGCATTCCTCATCTGGCGCTCATCTGGATTTCTCTCGCGATGGCGGCTGTCTCCTTGTTCATTCTGTTTGCACTCCTTCTTCAGATGTTGAGGCTCTCCCCGGATTTGGGTTCAAACCGCCTGAAGTCGGTCGTGGGACTTTTCTTCGTCTTGTTGATGCTCTGGTTCAACTGGCCGGTGGCGCTGGAATTCATTGCTTATTTCCTGCTCGGCGCCTGGATTTTCACGTTTGAGAAATGCGGCCGGATTTCCACCAGGGAAAAGGTGAAGCTGACTTTCTTGTGCATCCTCGGCATCTTCCTGACTGCGGCAATCAGCTTCGAAGCACCCGCTGTCTTTGAAGTCGGAGCCCGTGGAAGCGCAGTTGCTGCACGCTCTGCAACCGAGACACTCGAACTCCTCTCCGCGCTTCTACCGCACGTATTTCACAGCTCGAGGCTCTTTTTCCTTGCCATGTTCATCCTTCTTCCCGGCAAGGTCGTCACGCGGCCTGCCGCGAACTGGTTCAAGTATTCACTGAGAATCCGGACAAAGCTCCTGCTTTCGTACGTTCTCTCCAGCATCATTCCGGGTCTGCTTCTCATTCTTATATTTTCATTTGGGGTTTTGTTTCTGATGGGAGGGTACTGGCAGAGGTTTGTTTCGCAGCTTATCGCCTCCCGTGCAAGCACAATGCAGATGCTTCTGCCCAAGACTCCTCCTCCCTGGCTGGCGGAAACACAAGGCCGTTTTCTCTCAGACATAGACGCGGGAAGAATCAGCGCAGTCCTTCTCAACACGTCAGCGGGTCACGGGCCAGGCACTATACAGTTTGCAGGAATGCATCTGCCCGGGTCCTTGAAGGCAGACTCAATGCTCGTCCGGTTGGGCGAAGAGAATTTCAAGGGGCTGATCACCGTAAACGACTCGCTTCTTTATCTGAGCAGTTGGGCGAAGCGGGGCAATTACGTAATCGGCCTTCTTCGCCAGTTCACCTCGTCCGACCTGACTGAGATGAAATCCCAGTGCGGAACGGATGTTTCCGTAGTCTCCGGGCTGAACGTGGAGATTACCCCTGCCGCCCGGGGCGGTACCACGCTCAATGTACCGACCGGAAAATCCAGGATACAAATGTCAACGCGAGGGCCGGGGCAGAGACGGACTCTTCTTGATCTACCGATGAGCTTTCCGATCATGAGTGAAGGGATCAATTGGAGCGACGGGCGGAAAGCGGAAAGGACTCATTCGGTATTCACTGTTGAAACGACTTTCAGATCTGTTGTAAGGAGTTTCGCTTCAACCGAGCAGATCGTAAATCGGGTTTATCTCATTGCATTCGCAGCTGTGGCCGGCTTCTTCGGAGTGATTCTGGTTCTGGTGGCTCTCGTCGGTTTCGGACTGGCTGGCGGCATCACAAGGTACGTCAGTGTCCTCCAGCGGGGCACTCAACAGCTGCGTGGCGGTGACCTTAGCGTGACGATAGACGTGGAGTCACGTGACGAGCTGGGTGAGCTGGCAGAATCTTTCA
Coding sequences:
- a CDS encoding SpoIIE family protein phosphatase; translated protein: MLSSQFRQRVLFPALLPLLVLAGVRSFYLGSGFNLVAGALIVTSVGLYMRQLNSHWGKGRDVTVEMRRFKYLVWLLLPLFLLSILFRAPSVSSIPHLALIWISLAMAAVSLFILFALLLQMLRLSPDLGSNRLKSVVGLFFVLLMLWFNWPVALEFIAYFLLGAWIFTFEKCGRISTREKVKLTFLCILGIFLTAAISFEAPAVFEVGARGSAVAARSATETLELLSALLPHVFHSSRLFFLAMFILLPGKVVTRPAANWFKYSLRIRTKLLLSYVLSSIIPGLLLILIFSFGVLFLMGGYWQRFVSQLIASRASTMQMLLPKTPPPWLAETQGRFLSDIDAGRISAVLLNTSAGHGPGTIQFAGMHLPGSLKADSMLVRLGEENFKGLITVNDSLLYLSSWAKRGNYVIGLLRQFTSSDLTEMKSQCGTDVSVVSGLNVEITPAARGGTTLNVPTGKSRIQMSTRGPGQRRTLLDLPMSFPIMSEGINWSDGRKAERTHSVFTVETTFRSVVRSFASTEQIVNRVYLIAFAAVAGFFGVILVLVALVGFGLAGGITRYVSVLQRGTQQLRGGDLSVTIDVESRDELGELAESFNLMVADLNRMVVEVKEKERLEAELESARAIQMRLLPEQVPQVPGFEIASAFLPATQVGGDYYDFISLPEGRLGLAVGDVSGKGMPAALLMANLQASLHALIESTLSPRELVSRLNRALYLNTASHMFATFFYGMLDVSQGKLSYVNAGHNFPILCGKGRLGHLSEGGALLGVFPDSKYHEGQVLLEPGEIVTLYSDGVTEARDSGDKEFGEERLMQLIRSNAGERANAILKLVLKEIEEFCGIPQDDVTLVVVKRI